From a single Arachnia propionica genomic region:
- a CDS encoding ATP-binding cassette domain-containing protein, with the protein MAGNQDLRRPCPRPAVVPARQVEGRAPRHALLPRHPRPPGESGPGARGRDCRRALLVRPGRRTPVAGRHDRGLRGFLSAVAPLQDAGFGLSTLAVSESQYREAQTRIDPPVDDATGARGAAPEPPVWTPGRPVWCLGDSGAGKTTWAERFLGLRGLADGSLRTGPGRGEAFSYLPQEPGLLAGTVIDNVRFGRDLPPGAVDGILRELGLGEFSRGGAREHEVIAPDRGGVSVGEGRRVALARALADESNRIVVLDEPTAGMDANLRDRVWRIIESRAERCVVVVATHDPQAPIRDDDPAVTLPED; encoded by the coding sequence GTGGCGGGAAACCAGGATCTTCGACGGCCATGCCCACGCCCGGCAGTGGTACCGGCGCGACAGGTCGAGGGTCGAGCGCCGCGCCATGCGCTCCTACCGCGCCACCCGCGGCCTCCAGGTGAGTCAGGCCCTGGTGCTCGCGGCCGGGATTGCCGTCGCGCTCTGCTTGTTCGCCCGGGCCGGCGAACCCCCGTCGCTGGGCGTCATGATCGCGGTCTCCGGGGTTTCCTGTCCGCCGTCGCGCCCCTGCAGGACGCTGGCTTCGGCCTGTCCACCCTGGCGGTCTCGGAGAGCCAGTACCGGGAGGCGCAGACTAGGATCGACCCGCCGGTCGACGACGCCACCGGGGCACGGGGAGCCGCGCCGGAACCACCGGTGTGGACGCCCGGTAGGCCCGTCTGGTGCCTGGGTGACAGCGGAGCCGGCAAGACCACTTGGGCGGAACGGTTCCTTGGGCTCCGAGGCCTGGCCGACGGAAGCCTCCGCACCGGACCCGGCCGCGGGGAAGCCTTCTCCTACCTGCCCCAGGAACCGGGACTGCTGGCCGGCACGGTCATCGACAACGTGCGTTTCGGACGCGACCTGCCACCCGGTGCCGTCGACGGGATCCTCCGGGAGCTCGGCCTGGGGGAGTTCTCCCGGGGAGGGGCCCGCGAACACGAGGTGATCGCCCCCGACCGGGGCGGGGTCTCGGTGGGAGAGGGACGGCGGGTCGCGCTGGCCCGGGCGCTCGCCGACGAGTCCAACCGGATCGTGGTCCTGGACGAACCGACCGCCGGGATGGACGCGAACCTCAGGGACCGGGTGTGGCGCATCATCGAGTCGCGTGCCGAACGGTGTGTCGTCGTGGTCGCCACCCACGACCCGCAGGCCCCCATCCGAGACGACGACCCGGCCGTCACCCTCCCGGAGGACTGA
- a CDS encoding MFS transporter, with translation MSATVVRQKPLMTMPQILLMNLGFFGVQYSFGMQQTAINPIYQFLGADPEEMPLLNLAGPITGLLIQPMIGAISDKTWVPKWGRRRPFLLAGAIGCSVCLFLFPFASAVWMAVLLLWLLDVSNNTAMEPYRAFISDRLPPSQLAKGFLAQSFFAGLGITLANVSLFVFQQVIPGIFGSLPSWVMASFMLGTVASIATVLVSILSTKELDPTPEELAELRAHKTGFVGALKEIWDAIVEMPVQLRKLALVYLFQWYAMNCYWQYVSLSVGESIFGATHALEEADPDRYKTLFEQATAWTGLVNGAYNVVTFCVAFALVVLAKRHGAKFVHTTCLLLAAVGLAFFPHITDKYLLFVPIIGLGIAWASILGVPYIMAVRMIPSTRYGVYMGIINMMIVIPMLIQTVTFGTVYKLIGDHPGNAITFAAVFLALAAIAMLWIKEPPIVKDVDDLSEPVPAEN, from the coding sequence ATGAGCGCGACGGTTGTGCGGCAGAAGCCGCTCATGACGATGCCGCAGATCCTGCTGATGAACCTGGGATTCTTCGGTGTCCAGTACTCCTTCGGCATGCAGCAGACGGCCATCAACCCCATCTACCAGTTCCTCGGCGCAGACCCCGAGGAAATGCCGCTGCTGAACCTGGCCGGGCCGATCACCGGCCTGCTGATCCAGCCCATGATCGGCGCCATTTCGGACAAGACATGGGTTCCCAAGTGGGGCCGCAGGCGTCCCTTCCTGCTGGCCGGCGCCATCGGCTGCTCCGTGTGCCTGTTCCTGTTCCCCTTCGCCTCCGCGGTGTGGATGGCCGTGCTGCTGCTGTGGCTGCTCGACGTGTCCAACAACACCGCCATGGAGCCCTACCGGGCGTTCATCTCCGACAGACTGCCGCCGTCGCAGCTGGCCAAGGGCTTCCTGGCCCAGTCCTTCTTCGCCGGCCTCGGAATCACCCTGGCCAATGTGTCGCTGTTCGTGTTCCAGCAGGTTATCCCCGGCATCTTCGGCAGCCTTCCCTCCTGGGTGATGGCCTCCTTCATGCTGGGTACCGTCGCCTCCATCGCCACCGTGCTGGTCTCGATCCTCAGCACCAAGGAACTCGACCCCACGCCCGAGGAACTCGCCGAGCTGCGCGCCCACAAGACCGGTTTCGTCGGCGCCCTCAAGGAGATCTGGGACGCCATCGTCGAGATGCCAGTTCAGCTGCGCAAGCTGGCGCTGGTCTACCTGTTCCAGTGGTACGCCATGAACTGCTACTGGCAGTACGTGTCGCTGTCCGTGGGGGAGTCCATCTTCGGGGCGACCCATGCCCTGGAGGAAGCCGATCCGGATCGGTACAAGACCTTGTTCGAGCAGGCCACGGCATGGACCGGCCTGGTCAACGGTGCCTACAACGTCGTGACCTTCTGCGTGGCCTTCGCTCTGGTGGTCCTGGCCAAACGGCACGGCGCGAAGTTCGTCCACACCACCTGCCTGCTGCTGGCGGCGGTCGGCCTGGCCTTCTTCCCGCACATCACCGACAAGTACCTGCTGTTCGTGCCGATCATCGGCCTGGGGATCGCATGGGCCTCCATCTTGGGTGTGCCCTACATCATGGCCGTCCGCATGATCCCGTCCACCCGCTACGGCGTCTACATGGGCATCATCAACATGATGATCGTCATCCCGATGCTCATCCAGACCGTCACCTTCGGCACCGTCTACAAGCTGATCGGTGACCACCCCGGTAACGCGATCACCTTCGCCGCCGTCTTCCTGGCCCTGGCGGCCATCGCGATGCTCTGGATCAAGGAGCCGCCGATCGTCAAGGACGTCGACGATCTGTCCGAACCCGTGCCCGCCGAAAACTGA
- a CDS encoding SRPBCC domain-containing protein, whose product MVANVMLIVERKFDYPQKRVFKAWTAPEEMMLWRGSPGWHVEQETVSSELKLGGKHHHVKIRDNDPTVRVTTDAVFTEYFDPDVFVARQRITGDPGIDPDIPMELRVEFTKYGRNGAGTLVRIVQGPYEPSRAEYHATGWERELNRLEEFLAANPEGVSR is encoded by the coding sequence ATGGTCGCCAATGTCATGTTGATCGTCGAGCGAAAGTTCGACTACCCCCAGAAACGTGTTTTCAAGGCGTGGACGGCACCCGAGGAGATGATGCTCTGGCGAGGCAGCCCTGGCTGGCACGTCGAGCAGGAGACGGTTTCCTCGGAGTTGAAACTCGGCGGAAAGCACCACCACGTGAAGATCCGCGACAACGACCCAACGGTCAGGGTCACCACGGATGCGGTCTTCACCGAATACTTCGATCCGGACGTCTTCGTCGCCCGCCAGCGCATCACCGGTGACCCCGGCATCGATCCCGACATCCCGATGGAGCTACGCGTCGAGTTCACCAAGTACGGCCGCAACGGTGCTGGAACCCTCGTGCGCATCGTTCAGGGGCCCTACGAACCCTCCCGCGCCGAATACCACGCCACCGGTTGGGAGCGGGAGCTGAACCGTCTCGAGGAATTCCTGGCCGCCAATCCTGAGGGAGTTTCCCGATGA
- a CDS encoding biotin/lipoyl-containing protein, whose protein sequence is MKLKVTVNQTEYEIDVEVEKEVPSLPPIVIGGSGGAPVAAPAPSAAGAAAANAVVAPLAGSVARILVAEGDEVEAGQVLLVLEAMKMETEITAPAAGAVSAILVKQGEPVQGGQALIEL, encoded by the coding sequence ATGAAACTGAAGGTGACCGTCAATCAGACGGAGTACGAGATTGATGTTGAGGTCGAGAAGGAAGTCCCAAGCCTTCCGCCGATCGTGATCGGTGGCTCGGGTGGCGCACCGGTGGCGGCCCCGGCCCCGTCGGCTGCTGGTGCGGCTGCTGCCAATGCCGTCGTCGCGCCGCTGGCTGGCTCGGTGGCCCGCATCCTCGTCGCCGAGGGCGACGAGGTTGAGGCAGGCCAGGTGCTCCTGGTCCTGGAGGCCATGAAGATGGAAACCGAGATCACGGCCCCTGCGGCTGGTGCGGTCTCGGCCATCCTCGTCAAGCAGGGTGAGCCCGTCCAGGGCGGCCAGGCTCTGATCGAGCTCTGA
- a CDS encoding universal stress protein has protein sequence MLKDYTTVVVGTDGSELAGPTVTRAAWIAVKEDADLVIVCAYGGGSRRADAKVSLTDTAPSRIGQVPGKEAATLAVTHAKDIAIAAGARVKATLLVEADPAEALLSSSKQHLGDLIVIGAIRDRSIAGRLLGDVASVVVKRAHCDVLVIRPVNPNEGDQVRPESNT, from the coding sequence ATGCTCAAGGACTACACCACGGTCGTCGTCGGAACCGACGGTTCCGAACTCGCCGGGCCGACCGTCACCCGGGCCGCGTGGATCGCGGTCAAGGAGGACGCCGACCTTGTCATCGTGTGCGCCTATGGTGGCGGTTCCCGAAGGGCCGACGCGAAGGTGTCGCTGACCGATACCGCACCGAGTCGCATCGGGCAGGTCCCGGGCAAGGAGGCCGCAACACTGGCCGTCACACACGCCAAGGACATCGCCATCGCCGCCGGGGCGCGTGTGAAGGCCACCCTGCTGGTGGAGGCGGACCCCGCCGAAGCGCTGCTCAGCAGTTCGAAACAGCACCTCGGGGATCTCATCGTGATCGGCGCCATCCGCGACCGCTCGATCGCTGGCCGCCTGCTCGGTGACGTCGCCAGCGTCGTCGTCAAGCGCGCCCACTGCGACGTGCTGGTGATCCGCCCGGTCAACCCAAACGAGGGCGACCAGGTCCGTCCAGAAAGCAACACCTGA